From the genome of Aphelocoma coerulescens isolate FSJ_1873_10779 chromosome 26, UR_Acoe_1.0, whole genome shotgun sequence, one region includes:
- the GPR37L1 gene encoding G-protein coupled receptor 37-like 1 — protein sequence MPSPPLLLLLLLLPLAPGAAGMRGTGSTPHGQGADRGRTLPTAARDIPEVQGMRERLRRGTEEDSKSVQQYVPGVRVEFPRPLNSGSLHPTRALLPSSTDPSEQQPGVPTDRDRSEPRANLTTVSDKRLQIHNPLYPVTESSYSAYAVMFLSLIVFTVGIIGNLSVMCIVWHNYYMKSAWNSILASLAFWDFLILFFCLPVVIFNEITKKRLLGDMSCRIVPFMEVSSLGVTTFSLCALGIDRFHAATSPQASTRPIEQCQSIIAKLAVIWVGSMTLSVPEILLWQLAQDTSPVSGGVTEFCTMKPSSNLPESIYSLVLTYQNARMWWYFGCYFCLPILFTVSCQLVTRRIRGTEKKSECRGTKHGQCESHLNCTIIALTVIYGLCTTPENVCNIVVAYMSPDMSKQTLDLLNLINQFFLFFKCSVTPVLLLCLCRPLGQAFMDCCCCCCEGCGPDTTSSEGSADSKLKTEMSSSIFFDKPRETPPPLLALGTPC from the exons ATGCCTTCGCCGCCgcttctcctcctgctgctgctgctgccgctggccccgggggCCGCGGGGATGCGAGGCACCGGCAGCACTCCCCACGGCCAGGGTGCGGACAGGGGCAGGACGCTGCCCACGGCTGCCCGGGACATCCCGGAGGTGCAGGGGATGCGGGAGCGGCTGCGCCGGGGCACGGAGGAGGACTCCAAGTCGGTGCAGCAGTACGTGCCGGGGGTGCGCGTGGAGTTCCCGCGGCCCCTCAACTCCGGCAGCCTGCACCCCACCAGGGCCCTGCTGCCATCCAGCACGGACCCGTCGGAGCAGCAGCCGGGGGTCCCCACGGACAGGGACAGGTCAGAGCCCCGAGCCAACCTCACCACGGTGTCTGACAAGCGGCTGCAAATCCACAACCCCCTGTACCCGGTGACAGAGAGCTCCTACAGCGCCTACGCTGTCATGTTCCTGTCCCTCATCGTCTTCACAGTGGGGATCATCGGGAACCTGTCCGTGATGTGCATCGTGTGGCACAACTACTACATGAAGAGTGCCTGGAACTCCATCCTGGCCAGCCTGGCTTTCTGGGACTTCCTCATCCTCTTCTTCTGCCTGCCTGTGGTCATCTTCAACGAGATCACCAAGAAGAGGCTGCTGGGGGACATGTCCTGTCGCATTGTGCCCTTCATGGAG gtATCGTCACTGGGAGTTACCACCTTCAGCCTCTGTGCCCTGGGCATCGACAGGTTCCACGCAGCCACCAGCCCCCAGGCCAGCACGCGGCCCATTGAGCAGTGCCAGTCCATCATCGCCAAGCTGGCCGTCATCTGGGTGGGCTCCATGACGCTGTCGGTGCCAGAGATCCTGCTCTGGCAGCTGGCGCAGGACACGTCGCCCGTGTCCGGTGGGGTGACGGAGTTTTGCACCATGAAGCCCTCGTCCAACCTGCCTGAGTCCATCTACTCCCTGGTGCTCACCTACCAGAACGCTCGCATGTGGTGGTATTTCGGCTGCTACTTCTGCCTGCCCATCCTCTTCACCGTCAGCTGCCAGCTGGTGACGCGGCGCATCCGCGGCACCGAGAAGAAGAGCGAGTGCCGGGGCACCAAGCACGGCCAGTGCGAGAGCCACCTGAACTGCACCATCATCGCGCTGACCGTCATCTACGGGCTCTGCACCACCCCCGAGAACGTCTGCAACATCGTGGTGGCCTACATGTCCCCTGACATGTCTAAGCAGACCTTGGATCTGCTCAACCTCATCAACCAGTTCTTCCTGTTCTTCAAGTGCTCAGTGACGCCTGTCCTGCTCCTGTGCCTCTGTCGTCCCCTGGGCCAGGCCTTCAtggactgctgctgctgctgctgtgagggCTGCGGCCCCGACACCACCTCCAGCGAGGGCAGCGCCGACAGCAAGCTCAAAACCGAGATGTCCTCCTCCATCTTCTTCGACAAGCCCCGGGAGactcccccacccctcctggccctgggcaccccatGCTAA